A genomic stretch from Shewanella sediminis HAW-EB3 includes:
- a CDS encoding Mpo1 family 2-hydroxy fatty acid dioxygenase — protein sequence MKSAEEQLSTYKSVHLNPKNIRTHFVGIPLIIWSLFLLLNLIPVKFFALDEPAISINVAGAFTIGVLIYYIRLHARLAIGLTLFIIPVLYTSHLVAQLLGAVWIALAVFVIGWVFQLIGHQYEKAKPAFVDDLNQLLIGPFFLMAEVYFMLGFEKQLDKRITPMAIDKRRVLETERRAARG from the coding sequence ATGAAATCCGCCGAAGAGCAGTTATCGACCTATAAGAGTGTTCATTTGAACCCGAAGAATATCAGGACTCATTTTGTCGGCATTCCGCTGATTATCTGGTCTCTGTTCTTGCTGCTAAATCTTATTCCTGTGAAGTTTTTTGCTCTTGATGAGCCCGCCATCAGCATTAATGTTGCTGGTGCCTTTACTATTGGCGTTCTCATCTATTACATCAGGCTGCATGCCCGTTTGGCCATAGGGTTAACCTTGTTTATCATTCCGGTATTGTATACCTCACATCTTGTGGCTCAGCTACTGGGGGCCGTTTGGATAGCGCTAGCCGTGTTTGTTATTGGTTGGGTGTTTCAACTGATTGGTCATCAATATGAGAAGGCAAAGCCTGCATTTGTGGATGACTTGAATCAGTTGCTTATCGGGCCGTTCTTTTTAATGGCCGAAGTGTATTTTATGCTTGGGTTCGAGAAACAGTTAGATAAGCGGATAACGCCGATGGCGATTGATAAGCGACGGGTGCTTGAAACTGAGCGCCGCGCGGCACGTGGGTGA
- the trmD gene encoding tRNA (guanosine(37)-N1)-methyltransferase TrmD gives MRLGVVTLFPEMFRAVTDFGVTGRAVKNGLLELQTWNPRDFTHDKHKTVDDRPYGGGPGMLMMVQPLRDAIHAAKAATGDSAKVIYLSPQGRKLTQQGVEELVKSDSLILVCGRYEGIDERIIQTEVDEEWSIGDYVLSGGELPAMTLIDSVSRLVPGVLGKKASAEQDSFSDGLLDCPHYTRPETLDNLDVPAVLLSGNHEHIRRWRLQQSLGRTLLRRPDLLENLALTDEQTKLLNEFVE, from the coding sequence ATGCGGTTAGGGGTAGTAACCCTGTTTCCTGAGATGTTTCGCGCCGTAACAGACTTTGGAGTAACGGGTCGGGCCGTTAAAAATGGCCTGCTGGAGTTGCAAACGTGGAATCCTCGTGATTTCACCCATGATAAACATAAGACAGTGGATGACCGACCTTATGGCGGTGGCCCTGGCATGTTAATGATGGTGCAGCCTTTACGCGATGCTATTCATGCGGCGAAAGCTGCGACTGGCGACAGTGCGAAGGTGATTTATCTATCTCCTCAAGGACGCAAGCTTACACAGCAAGGCGTCGAAGAGTTAGTTAAGTCAGACAGTTTGATTTTAGTGTGCGGTCGATACGAAGGTATAGACGAACGCATTATTCAAACTGAAGTGGATGAAGAGTGGTCTATTGGAGATTACGTGCTTTCGGGCGGTGAACTTCCTGCAATGACTCTGATTGATTCAGTATCACGGCTGGTTCCTGGTGTACTAGGAAAGAAAGCCTCGGCAGAGCAGGATTCCTTCTCTGACGGATTATTGGATTGTCCCCACTATACTCGTCCTGAAACCTTGGATAACTTAGATGTACCGGCAGTGTTGTTAAGTGGCAACCACGAACATATTAGACGCTGGCGTCTACAACAGAGTCTCGGTAGAACTTTGTTAAGACGACCAGATTTATTAGAAAATCTAGCTCTGACTGACGAACAAACGAAGCTGTTAAATGAGTTTGTTGAATAA
- the pdxJ gene encoding pyridoxine 5'-phosphate synthase, translating to MSRILLGVNIDHIATLRQARGTSYPDPVHAAAVAEHAGAEGITVHLREDRRHIIDRDIYLLAKTLKTRMNFEMAVTDDMLDIACEVKPTYVCLVPEKREELTTEGGLDVAGQMGKIEAAIRRLSDVGVKVSLFIDADKTQIDAAVAVGAPLIEIHTGCYADAENEAEEAKELSRITEMAKYAHSKGLIVNAGHGLHYHNVKPIAAIPELYELNIGHAIIARAAIDGLATAVKDMKQLMNEGRRGE from the coding sequence ATGAGCCGTATTTTACTGGGTGTTAATATTGATCACATCGCGACCTTACGTCAGGCCCGTGGAACGTCGTATCCGGATCCTGTGCATGCCGCTGCGGTTGCTGAACATGCCGGAGCCGAGGGGATCACGGTTCATCTGCGTGAAGACAGACGTCACATCATAGACCGTGATATCTACCTGTTGGCCAAAACATTAAAAACACGCATGAATTTTGAGATGGCTGTAACAGATGATATGCTCGATATCGCCTGTGAAGTTAAACCTACTTACGTGTGTCTGGTACCCGAGAAACGTGAAGAACTCACCACCGAAGGCGGCTTAGATGTTGCCGGTCAGATGGGCAAGATTGAAGCCGCTATTCGTCGTCTAAGCGATGTCGGTGTTAAGGTATCGCTATTTATCGATGCCGATAAAACTCAAATTGATGCCGCTGTTGCTGTTGGTGCCCCGCTGATTGAAATCCACACAGGCTGTTACGCCGATGCCGAAAATGAAGCCGAAGAGGCTAAAGAGCTGTCACGTATCACCGAAATGGCCAAATACGCTCACTCTAAGGGGTTAATCGTCAATGCCGGCCATGGACTTCACTACCATAACGTTAAGCCGATAGCTGCGATCCCAGAGCTTTATGAGCTTAACATCGGCCATGCAATTATCGCCCGCGCCGCTATCGATGGTCTGGCGACAGCCGTTAAAGATATGAAGCAGCTGATGAACGAAGGTCGCAGAGGCGAATAA
- the rpsP gene encoding 30S ribosomal protein S16: protein MVTIRLARGGAKKRPFYNIVVADSRNARDGRFIERVGFFNPMARGQEETLRLDLARVEHWVATGAATSDRVAKLIKDARKAAA from the coding sequence ATGGTTACCATTCGTTTAGCTCGTGGCGGCGCAAAAAAGCGTCCATTTTACAACATCGTAGTTGCTGATAGCCGTAACGCTCGTGACGGTCGTTTCATCGAACGTGTTGGTTTCTTCAACCCAATGGCTCGTGGCCAGGAAGAAACTCTACGTTTAGACCTAGCTCGCGTTGAGCACTGGGTTGCTACTGGTGCTGCTACATCTGATCGTGTAGCAAAGCTAATCAAAGACGCTCGTAAAGCTGCTGCTTAA
- the rimM gene encoding ribosome maturation factor RimM (Essential for efficient processing of 16S rRNA) — MSSKQEPVVLGKLGSSHGIKGWLKITTYTDSVEGIFDYSPWLIKEQGEWREVKVLQWRFQGKAVVACLEGVETREHAQMLTNCEIAVTPEQMDTLPEDEFYWRDLIGCEVMNTKGYNMGKVQEIVETGSNDVLLVKANAKDGFGKAERMIPFVTEQFIIEVNLTEKQITVDWDPDF; from the coding sequence ATGAGTAGTAAACAAGAACCTGTTGTGCTGGGGAAATTAGGATCCAGTCATGGCATTAAGGGTTGGTTGAAGATCACTACCTATACCGATTCTGTTGAAGGTATTTTTGACTATTCACCTTGGTTGATAAAAGAGCAAGGCGAATGGCGCGAGGTTAAAGTGCTCCAGTGGCGTTTTCAAGGTAAAGCGGTTGTCGCTTGTCTTGAGGGCGTAGAAACACGGGAACACGCGCAGATGCTCACTAATTGTGAGATAGCGGTGACTCCAGAGCAGATGGACACCTTGCCGGAAGATGAATTCTACTGGCGAGATCTTATCGGTTGTGAAGTGATGAATACCAAAGGCTACAACATGGGGAAAGTACAGGAGATCGTGGAAACAGGATCGAATGATGTACTCCTTGTTAAAGCTAACGCAAAAGATGGCTTCGGCAAAGCGGAACGTATGATCCCCTTTGTCACCGAGCAGTTCATCATTGAGGTGAACTTAACGGAAAAACAGATCACAGTGGATTGGGATCCGGACTTTTAA
- a CDS encoding sensor domain-containing diguanylate cyclase gives MNDTYKHSEVTESDTTLNAILDLIVEGTWDWNGETGHVTRSPGWYRMLGYEVGIFLENVFTWENIIHPDDYKRVMTHFEQYINGQSTQYLIEYRCKKSDGSYLWIIDRAKIQAYKADGTVARMIGAHHNIHNKKLAQDEVSKLNKLLQQGNMSLDNLIKINAKELEKKNQELEEKIKEVALLSNIDPLTSIANRRSFEKELQKEVLRSRRYNHPLSLTIFDIDLFKNVNDTYGHKKGDDILQKLCKLVSTNIRELDFFARWGGEEFVLIFPELTLKQALVVTEKLRTTISQYEIEPDLYITCSFGVTECKDEDSIEDIFQRIDNSLYQAKSNGRNRIESL, from the coding sequence ATGAACGATACCTATAAACATAGTGAAGTCACAGAGTCAGACACCACCCTAAATGCTATCCTGGATTTAATCGTCGAGGGAACATGGGACTGGAACGGTGAGACAGGCCATGTAACCCGCAGCCCGGGATGGTATCGCATGCTTGGCTATGAGGTAGGGATATTTCTGGAGAATGTGTTTACCTGGGAAAATATTATTCACCCCGATGACTACAAGAGAGTCATGACCCACTTCGAACAATATATAAACGGGCAGTCTACTCAATACCTTATCGAATACCGCTGCAAAAAGTCTGATGGAAGCTACCTATGGATAATCGACCGGGCTAAGATACAGGCTTATAAAGCCGATGGTACCGTCGCCAGAATGATTGGCGCACACCACAATATTCATAATAAAAAGTTAGCTCAAGATGAAGTTAGTAAACTCAATAAGCTCCTTCAGCAAGGTAATATGTCACTGGACAACCTGATAAAGATAAACGCAAAAGAGTTGGAGAAGAAAAACCAGGAACTCGAAGAGAAGATTAAAGAGGTCGCGCTCCTCTCCAATATTGACCCACTCACCTCTATCGCTAACCGAAGAAGCTTTGAAAAAGAGTTACAAAAAGAGGTATTACGCTCAAGAAGATACAATCATCCCCTCTCCTTAACCATTTTTGATATAGATCTATTCAAAAATGTAAACGACACCTATGGGCACAAGAAAGGCGACGATATCCTGCAAAAATTGTGTAAGCTGGTATCCACTAATATCAGAGAACTCGATTTTTTTGCCCGCTGGGGAGGCGAAGAATTTGTCCTCATATTTCCTGAGTTAACACTCAAGCAAGCACTCGTCGTAACCGAGAAGCTCAGAACAACCATCAGCCAGTATGAGATTGAGCCCGATCTCTATATTACCTGTAGTTTCGGAGTCACCGAGTGCAAAGATGAAGACTCAATAGAGGATATATTTCAGCGCATCGATAACTCACTGTATCAAGCCAAAAGCAATGGCCGCAACCGAATCGAGAGCCTGTAA
- the ffh gene encoding signal recognition particle protein: MFENLTDRLSRTLKNISGRGRLTEDNVKDTLREVRMALLEADVALPVVRAFVNGVKERAVGLEVSKSLSPGQAFIKIVQSELENAMGEANEGLDLSAQPPAVIMMAGLQGAGKTTSVAKLSKFLRERDKKSVLVVSADVYRPAAIKQLETLAAEVEVEFFPSDVSQKPIDIVNAAMTHAKLKFIDVVIVDTAGRLHVDEGMMDEIKALHAAVNPVETLFVVDAMTGQDAANTAKAFNEALPLTGVVLTKVDGDARGGAALSIRHITGKPIKFLGVGEKTDALEPFHPDRIASRILGMGDVLSLIEEVERGVDKDKAMKLASKVKKGGSFDLEDFREQLQQMKNMGGMMGMIEKLPGVGQLPPEALAQVQNGKMTNQMEAIINSMTKGERARPDMIKGSRKRRIAQGSGTQIQDVNRLLKQFSQMQKMMKKMSGKGGMKKMMRGMGGMLPPGMKMPGR, translated from the coding sequence ATGTTTGAGAACCTAACGGACAGACTGTCACGAACGCTGAAAAATATCAGTGGTCGTGGGCGCTTAACTGAAGATAATGTTAAGGATACCTTACGAGAAGTGCGCATGGCGCTACTTGAGGCTGATGTTGCTTTGCCTGTTGTACGAGCTTTCGTCAACGGTGTAAAAGAACGTGCTGTTGGCTTGGAGGTTTCAAAAAGTTTAAGTCCGGGTCAGGCATTTATTAAGATAGTCCAGAGCGAGTTAGAAAACGCGATGGGTGAGGCGAACGAAGGGTTAGATCTATCGGCTCAACCTCCAGCAGTCATTATGATGGCTGGTCTGCAAGGTGCCGGTAAAACAACCAGTGTCGCCAAGTTATCTAAGTTCCTACGTGAAAGAGATAAAAAATCGGTACTGGTTGTTAGTGCCGACGTTTATCGTCCGGCGGCGATTAAACAGCTTGAAACATTGGCCGCTGAGGTGGAAGTCGAATTCTTCCCGTCAGATGTAAGCCAGAAGCCTATCGATATCGTCAATGCGGCCATGACTCATGCCAAGCTGAAGTTTATCGACGTGGTAATTGTCGATACTGCAGGTCGTTTGCATGTCGATGAAGGCATGATGGATGAGATCAAGGCGCTTCATGCCGCGGTCAATCCTGTCGAGACACTTTTTGTCGTCGATGCAATGACGGGTCAAGATGCGGCCAATACGGCTAAAGCCTTTAATGAAGCGCTACCATTAACCGGTGTCGTATTGACCAAGGTCGATGGTGATGCTCGAGGCGGTGCCGCTTTATCTATTCGTCATATTACCGGTAAACCGATTAAGTTCTTAGGTGTGGGCGAGAAAACCGACGCTCTGGAGCCATTCCACCCGGATCGTATTGCATCACGTATCTTAGGTATGGGTGACGTACTGTCACTGATTGAAGAGGTTGAACGCGGCGTCGATAAAGACAAGGCGATGAAGCTGGCTTCCAAAGTGAAGAAAGGTGGCAGTTTCGACCTTGAAGATTTCCGTGAGCAACTTCAGCAGATGAAGAACATGGGCGGCATGATGGGTATGATTGAGAAGCTTCCCGGAGTTGGACAACTGCCTCCCGAAGCCTTAGCTCAAGTGCAAAATGGCAAGATGACGAATCAGATGGAAGCCATCATCAACTCTATGACCAAAGGTGAGCGTGCTCGCCCGGATATGATTAAAGGTTCGCGTAAGCGCCGTATCGCTCAGGGTTCCGGCACTCAGATCCAAGACGTTAACCGTCTATTGAAGCAGTTCAGCCAGATGCAGAAGATGATGAAGAAGATGTCTGGTAAAGGCGGCATGAAGAAGATGATGCGTGGCATGGGTGGCATGTTGCCCCCAGGAATGAAGATGCCGGGTCGCTAG
- the rplS gene encoding 50S ribosomal protein L19: MNNIIKMLNEEQMKQDVPEFGAGDTVVVKVRVVEGGKERLQAFEGVVIAKRNRGVHSAFTVRKISNGEGVERAFQIHSPIISSIEVKRRGRVRRAKLYYLRERSGKSARIREKLATK; the protein is encoded by the coding sequence ATGAATAACATCATTAAAATGCTCAACGAAGAGCAAATGAAGCAAGATGTACCAGAATTTGGTGCAGGTGACACAGTAGTTGTTAAAGTACGTGTTGTAGAAGGCGGTAAAGAGCGTCTACAGGCATTCGAAGGCGTTGTAATCGCTAAGCGTAACCGTGGCGTTCACTCTGCATTCACAGTACGTAAGATCTCTAATGGTGAAGGTGTTGAGCGTGCGTTCCAGATTCACAGCCCAATCATCTCTAGCATCGAAGTTAAGCGTCGCGGCCGTGTTCGTCGTGCTAAGCTTTACTACTTACGTGAGCGTTCAGGTAAGTCTGCACGTATCCGTGAGAAGCTAGCTACTAAGTAA
- a CDS encoding cytochrome C assembly family protein has translation MVIFSASAMLFYCIALVLVVSRLFHADGPNRRIVAAFAAIAVVLHAAALSQATFTGDGQNFSLTNVISMVNWIIAFTFTILLFRLKMIIVVPVIYACSIISVALLWLVPPEYITHFELHPDVLSHVVLSLMAYSALMIAALYAIQLAIIQHKLKSKKLIMSPSMPPLMTVEKQLYHLVIVGVILLSLSLATGFIFLDDMFSEGKGHKAILSIIAWFTYIAMLAQQYWVGCKIRTAVFYTLSGATLLSLAYFGARIVKELILT, from the coding sequence ATGGTCATATTTTCCGCTTCAGCCATGTTATTTTACTGCATTGCCTTAGTGCTAGTGGTTAGCCGCCTCTTTCATGCCGACGGCCCTAACCGACGCATTGTTGCCGCCTTTGCAGCGATCGCCGTAGTACTTCATGCCGCTGCACTCTCTCAGGCAACTTTTACCGGCGACGGTCAAAACTTTAGCCTGACCAATGTAATATCTATGGTGAACTGGATTATCGCTTTCACCTTCACGATACTGTTATTCAGACTAAAAATGATAATAGTCGTGCCCGTGATTTATGCCTGTTCAATTATCTCCGTTGCGCTTCTATGGCTTGTTCCACCTGAATATATAACACATTTCGAACTTCATCCGGATGTGCTGTCTCATGTGGTGTTATCACTCATGGCCTACAGCGCCCTGATGATAGCGGCGCTATACGCGATACAGCTTGCCATTATTCAACATAAGTTAAAGAGTAAGAAACTCATCATGAGTCCCTCTATGCCACCTCTGATGACCGTTGAGAAGCAGCTTTATCATTTGGTCATCGTCGGCGTTATTCTATTAAGTCTCTCGCTAGCGACTGGCTTTATTTTCCTCGATGATATGTTTTCAGAAGGAAAAGGACACAAGGCGATACTCTCTATCATCGCCTGGTTTACCTATATAGCCATGCTTGCACAGCAATATTGGGTGGGCTGCAAAATAAGAACCGCCGTGTTCTATACCCTGTCCGGGGCTACCCTGCTATCGCTCGCCTATTTTGGAGCACGAATAGTCAAAGAACTTATTCTTACCTAA
- a CDS encoding HlyC/CorC family transporter, with amino-acid sequence MDAISTSALLLILVILLIISAYFSGSETAMMSLNRYRLKHLASKGHKGANRAIRMLERPDRLIGLILIGNNLVNILASAIATIIGIRLFGDVGVAIATGVLTLVVLVFAEVTPKTVAALHPERIAFPSSLILKWLLVILSPLVKAVNLITSDFLHLLGIHSIKASDALSQEELRTVVHEAGALIPTRHQEMLLSIMDLEKVTVEDIMVPRSDLYAININDEFKSINKQVIQSPHTRVLLYRDNIDDAVGFVHLRDALRLQSKEQFSKSSLLRAVKELYFIPEGTPLNVQLGNFQQNKERIGLVVDEYGDIQGLVTLEDILEEIVGDFTTSMVTTPSEDINQQQDGSFLIEASINIREMNKEMQWSFPIDGPKTLNGLIVEYLEEIPAPNTSMRIAGYPLEVIDVADNRVKTVRVMPQYYKAPKKHEILKKR; translated from the coding sequence TTGGACGCGATATCGACAAGCGCACTTCTGCTTATTCTTGTTATATTATTGATTATTTCAGCCTACTTCTCAGGCTCAGAAACCGCCATGATGTCCCTCAATCGCTATCGTCTAAAGCACCTCGCGTCTAAGGGGCATAAGGGTGCAAATCGTGCAATTAGGATGTTAGAGCGACCGGATAGGTTAATTGGGCTTATCTTAATAGGTAACAACCTGGTCAATATTCTAGCTTCCGCTATAGCGACCATCATTGGAATACGATTGTTTGGTGATGTGGGGGTCGCCATTGCCACTGGAGTGTTAACGTTAGTTGTCTTAGTATTTGCCGAAGTCACCCCTAAAACAGTTGCCGCACTTCATCCTGAACGCATCGCCTTCCCATCAAGCTTAATCCTTAAATGGCTGCTGGTAATCCTCTCGCCATTGGTAAAGGCCGTAAACTTAATTACTTCAGACTTCCTTCATCTGCTCGGGATTCATTCAATAAAAGCCTCAGATGCTCTGAGCCAGGAGGAGCTGAGAACCGTCGTTCATGAAGCTGGCGCATTGATCCCCACACGTCACCAGGAGATGCTGCTATCTATTATGGATCTTGAAAAAGTGACAGTTGAAGACATTATGGTGCCGCGTTCAGACCTATACGCCATCAATATCAACGACGAGTTTAAGAGCATTAATAAGCAGGTTATTCAGAGCCCGCATACTCGCGTCTTGTTATACAGAGACAATATCGACGATGCCGTAGGCTTCGTTCACCTTCGTGATGCACTTAGATTACAATCCAAAGAGCAGTTCAGTAAGTCTTCACTACTGCGCGCCGTAAAAGAGCTCTACTTCATCCCTGAGGGCACACCTCTCAACGTGCAGCTGGGTAACTTCCAGCAGAATAAGGAACGTATAGGGCTAGTGGTCGATGAATATGGTGACATTCAGGGCTTAGTGACCCTCGAAGATATCCTCGAGGAGATTGTCGGAGACTTTACGACCTCCATGGTCACCACGCCCAGCGAAGACATCAATCAGCAGCAAGATGGCAGTTTCTTAATTGAAGCGAGCATTAATATTCGAGAGATGAATAAAGAGATGCAATGGAGTTTTCCTATCGATGGTCCTAAAACACTAAACGGCCTTATCGTGGAGTATCTCGAAGAGATCCCAGCACCAAATACTAGCATGCGTATCGCAGGCTATCCTCTGGAAGTCATAGATGTCGCCGACAATAGGGTCAAAACTGTCAGGGTGATGCCGCAGTATTATAAAGCCCCCAAGAAACATGAAATACTCAAGAAACGCTAA
- the acpS gene encoding holo-ACP synthase, producing the protein MIVGLGTDIVEIERIEQKVPQAGDHEALAKCRLAKRVLTESEMAIFVASSKPGRYLAKRFAAKEAAAKALGTGIGRGVSFQHIEISNDANGAPQVNFSGGAAERLALLSGVRGHLSIADEKHYATATVILES; encoded by the coding sequence ATGATTGTTGGTCTAGGTACCGATATCGTCGAGATAGAACGTATCGAGCAAAAAGTACCGCAAGCTGGCGATCATGAGGCTCTGGCTAAATGCCGCCTGGCCAAGCGCGTGCTGACGGAATCTGAAATGGCGATATTTGTCGCCTCATCAAAGCCCGGACGTTACCTGGCCAAGCGCTTCGCCGCTAAAGAGGCTGCAGCAAAGGCCTTAGGCACCGGCATTGGCCGCGGCGTCTCGTTTCAACATATCGAAATAAGTAATGATGCTAATGGTGCCCCTCAGGTTAATTTCAGCGGTGGGGCGGCTGAAAGGCTCGCCCTTCTTAGTGGCGTTCGCGGGCACCTCTCGATTGCCGATGAGAAGCACTACGCGACAGCAACAGTCATTCTTGAGTCTTAG